The Triticum aestivum cultivar Chinese Spring chromosome 7B, IWGSC CS RefSeq v2.1, whole genome shotgun sequence genome window below encodes:
- the LOC123161729 gene encoding uncharacterized protein: MELFQDGHHVRLRSRERGTYLHADDDGLAVSLSRRRASMNTAWAVHIYQGDGNAQYVLLHSAAYGRYLGATDAPAPRGHSGRRVEQCDYEPWEEEAIRWQAVRIGSGDDILLRQVAGRLRANGRYLSVDAFNSAGAMMHWVVEQIPAREDTPHLAAPTGLRLPRSLSFLLPWRVIQYQQAGADEPDAIFAWASLVFRGRSAYHLRKKLARRLDAAMDASNLVMCVRAGTHGRPTPLVVDLPHSDETLDIIVVMAGTPAHADLRYPNVNAE, encoded by the exons ATGGAGCTGTTCCAGGACGGCCACCACGTGCGGCTGCGGAGCCGCGAGCGCGGCACGTACCTGCACGCCGACGACGACGGGCTTGCCGTCTCCCTCAGCCGGCGCCGCGCGTCGATGAACACGGCGTGGGCGGTGCACATCTACCAAGGCGATGGCAATGCCCAGTACGTGCTCCTCCACAGCGCTGCCTACGGCCGCTACCTCGGCGCCACGGACGCGCCGGCGCCGCGAGGCCACAGCGGGCGCCGCGTCGAGCAGTGCGATTACGAGCCGTGGGAGGAGGAGGCCATCAGGTGGCAGGCCGTCAGGATCGGCTCGGGGGACGATATCCTGCTCCGCCAGGTCGCCGGCCGCCTCCGCGCCAACGGGAGGTACCTCAGCGTCGACGCCTTCAACAGCGCCGGCGCGATGATGCACTGGGTCGTGGAGCAGATCCCCGCAAGGGAGGACACGCCTCACCTTGCAGCTCCGACTGGG CTCCGCCTCCCCAGAAGCCTCTCCTTCCTGTTGCCGTGGCGGGTGATCCAGTACCAGCAGGCCGGCGCCGACGAGCCCGACGCAATCTTCGCCTGGGCCTCACTCGTATTCAGGGGCAGGTCCGCGTACCACCTGAGGAAGAAGCTGGCCCGCCGGCTGGATGCGGCCATGGACGCCTCCAACCTCGTCATGTGCGTCCGAGCGGGTACGCACGGGCGGCCTACCCCACTGGTCGTCGATCTGCCCCACAGCGACGAGACCCTCGACATCATCGTCGTCATGGCCGGGACGCCAG CCCATGCAGACCTGCGGTACCCGAATGTCAATGCAGAGTAG